One genomic window of Trichlorobacter lovleyi includes the following:
- a CDS encoding diguanylate cyclase domain-containing protein produces MAVHSITGDSSSLVELREISILFAEDDTSVRTHISRMLTPVCGELYTAENGRVALDLFRRKMPDLVLTDITMPAMTGLDLARQIKLERPAVPVIIISSHDDSEHLLQAINLHLDGYLTKPLNVQQLFANLQQQAMLLRARRLASQQSRLLSGVNMAIQYLLSADANQDAVDFALQEMAKAARADKIFLYHYQDAMLGDREVSLISGFAGGEMVLRFLDGAEPDMPELPYLERWHGLLSQGKSISGPRSAFPAEERHILDTMRVRSMLLTPIFEEGNLWGFACLCDMKRERPWSDAETSMVMTAARGLGSFMGRLKLEEERLEARKSLELANTQWRETFDTIPDMVMVLDTSHQVVHINKAARERLSIAESGPKSLIGPCFQHVHGASHPLQGCPHSALLKDHQPHETEVHIPHMNSYFHITVNPTFDMDGNLAGAVHVARDVTKRREMEDRLRYLSTHDEMTKLYNRAYFEAEVEQLEKGRVAPLSVVIADLDGLKEANDRFGHDVGDGLIRAAADLLREIFRAGDAIARIGGDEFAVILKGVGEELLAIIMERARQMLDEGGHRSEHGLKVRFSLGSATTGFPARLQDAIREADMAMYEDKKARKLKENELSEIV; encoded by the coding sequence ATGGCAGTCCACTCGATAACCGGCGATAGTTCTTCACTGGTTGAATTGCGCGAAATTTCAATTCTCTTTGCTGAAGACGACACCAGTGTCCGTACCCATATCTCGCGGATGCTGACGCCGGTCTGCGGTGAGTTATATACAGCAGAAAACGGTCGCGTTGCCCTTGATCTGTTTAGAAGAAAAATGCCGGATCTGGTCCTGACTGATATTACCATGCCGGCCATGACCGGCCTTGACTTGGCCCGTCAGATAAAGTTGGAACGTCCGGCAGTGCCGGTTATCATAATTTCATCCCATGACGACTCTGAACACCTGCTGCAGGCTATTAATCTCCATCTTGACGGCTACCTGACAAAACCTCTCAATGTTCAACAACTGTTTGCCAATCTGCAGCAACAGGCAATGCTGCTGCGTGCCCGTCGCCTTGCCAGCCAGCAATCCAGGCTTTTGTCCGGTGTCAATATGGCCATCCAGTATCTCCTGTCGGCTGACGCCAATCAGGATGCAGTTGATTTTGCTCTGCAGGAAATGGCCAAGGCTGCCCGGGCTGACAAGATTTTCCTTTATCACTATCAGGATGCAATGCTGGGCGACCGTGAAGTCTCATTGATCAGCGGTTTTGCCGGAGGGGAGATGGTTCTGCGTTTTCTTGATGGCGCTGAACCAGACATGCCCGAGTTGCCGTACCTTGAACGTTGGCACGGCCTGCTTTCGCAAGGAAAGTCGATTTCCGGACCCCGCTCGGCTTTTCCGGCGGAAGAACGCCATATACTGGATACCATGCGGGTGCGTTCGATGCTGCTGACTCCTATTTTTGAGGAAGGTAATCTATGGGGATTCGCCTGCCTCTGCGATATGAAACGGGAGCGTCCCTGGTCAGATGCTGAAACCTCAATGGTGATGACTGCGGCACGTGGACTGGGCAGCTTTATGGGACGACTCAAGCTGGAAGAGGAGCGTCTTGAAGCACGTAAGTCGCTTGAACTTGCCAATACGCAATGGCGTGAGACCTTTGATACGATTCCTGATATGGTCATGGTCCTGGATACCTCTCATCAGGTTGTGCATATCAACAAGGCCGCCAGAGAACGCTTGAGTATTGCTGAATCCGGCCCGAAAAGCCTGATCGGCCCCTGTTTTCAGCATGTGCATGGAGCAAGCCATCCCCTGCAGGGCTGCCCCCACAGCGCCCTGCTGAAAGACCATCAGCCCCATGAAACAGAGGTTCATATTCCACATATGAACAGCTATTTTCATATTACGGTCAACCCAACCTTTGATATGGACGGCAATCTGGCCGGTGCTGTCCATGTGGCCCGTGATGTTACCAAGCGGCGTGAAATGGAAGATCGTCTGCGGTATCTCAGCACCCATGACGAGATGACCAAGCTGTATAACCGCGCCTATTTTGAAGCCGAGGTTGAGCAGCTTGAAAAAGGGCGTGTGGCCCCGTTATCGGTGGTCATTGCTGATCTTGACGGGCTGAAAGAAGCTAATGACCGTTTTGGCCATGATGTCGGCGATGGCTTGATCAGGGCTGCTGCAGATCTGCTGCGTGAGATTTTCAGGGCCGGTGATGCCATTGCCAGGATAGGTGGTGATGAGTTTGCCGTAATCCTGAAAGGGGTGGGGGAAGAACTGCTTGCCATCATTATGGAGCGGGCGCGCCAGATGCTTGATGAAGGCGGTCATCGATCCGAACACGGCCTGAAGGTCCGCTTCTCTCTGGGCAGTGCCACAACCGGCTTTCCTGCTCGACTGCAGGATGCTATCAGAGAGGCTGATATGGCCATGTATGAAGACAAGAAGGCTCGCAAGCTGAAAGAAAACGAACTCTCAGAAATTGTCTGA